One Frankia alni ACN14a DNA window includes the following coding sequences:
- a CDS encoding amidase, with amino-acid sequence MSEELTWLPAWRIRELIGKREVSCAEVTEHFLGRIEEFNPTLRAFEQVDRAGAREQARRADRAVAAGEVLGPLHGIPTSVKSHIRVEGLRYVQPGTDVVSSFDDICVERLRRAGAIIVGTNTMMGAGADLTLARDRPGVFSPFNWDAEALSPWDTTRVPGWSSSGGAAAAAARLLPVTIGSDGGGSTRLPAAYSGVVGLHTSRGLIPHVNYDKPTMLLTASYGPLARYVRDAALVTRAMSGGDGRDYVCLQVDTPDPVDALDRGVAGMSMAWTEDFGFAGTYATDDSARIIDVARAAAHSLAALGATVDPTDEVWEDRAERGTVRWTVEPSVYEVMVGTNAAPLPALDPLLYREQAESRARNWERFQRLFRRYDVILSVTAQRIAAPVEQWERAWTVDGPTFPGGSFAPVYCSHTMIFNWLGFPAVTVPCGFVDGLPVGLQIAAWHGREDLVLRVAQAFQQAFPRDEHPAVS; translated from the coding sequence ATGAGCGAGGAACTCACCTGGCTTCCGGCGTGGCGCATCCGGGAACTGATCGGCAAGCGCGAGGTGTCCTGCGCGGAGGTCACCGAGCACTTCCTGGGCCGCATCGAGGAGTTCAACCCCACCCTGCGCGCCTTCGAACAGGTCGACCGTGCCGGCGCCCGCGAGCAGGCCCGGCGCGCCGACCGGGCGGTGGCCGCCGGCGAGGTCCTCGGGCCGCTGCACGGGATCCCGACGTCGGTGAAGTCGCACATCCGCGTCGAGGGGCTGCGCTACGTCCAGCCGGGCACGGACGTGGTGTCGAGCTTCGACGACATCTGCGTCGAGCGCCTGCGCCGGGCCGGGGCGATCATCGTCGGCACGAACACGATGATGGGCGCCGGCGCCGACCTGACGCTCGCCCGGGACCGGCCCGGCGTGTTCAGCCCGTTCAACTGGGACGCCGAGGCGCTCAGCCCGTGGGACACCACCCGGGTCCCCGGGTGGTCCAGCTCCGGCGGCGCCGCCGCGGCGGCGGCCCGGCTGCTGCCGGTGACCATCGGGTCGGACGGCGGGGGCTCGACCCGGCTGCCGGCCGCCTACTCCGGGGTGGTGGGCCTGCACACCTCCCGCGGGCTCATCCCGCACGTCAACTACGACAAGCCGACGATGCTGCTTACCGCCAGCTACGGGCCGCTGGCCCGGTACGTCCGCGACGCGGCGCTGGTCACCCGCGCGATGAGCGGCGGCGACGGGCGGGACTACGTGTGCCTGCAGGTCGACACCCCCGACCCGGTCGACGCCCTCGACCGGGGCGTCGCGGGAATGTCGATGGCGTGGACCGAGGACTTCGGCTTCGCCGGGACCTACGCCACCGACGACAGCGCGCGGATCATCGACGTCGCCCGGGCGGCCGCGCACAGCCTCGCCGCCCTCGGCGCCACGGTCGACCCGACCGACGAGGTCTGGGAGGACCGCGCCGAGCGGGGCACCGTGCGCTGGACGGTGGAGCCGTCGGTCTACGAGGTCATGGTCGGCACCAACGCGGCTCCGCTGCCGGCGCTGGACCCGCTGCTCTACCGCGAGCAGGCGGAGTCTCGCGCGCGCAACTGGGAACGGTTCCAGAGGCTGTTCCGGCGCTACGACGTCATCCTGTCGGTCACCGCGCAGCGGATCGCCGCACCCGTCGAGCAGTGGGAGCGTGCCTGGACCGTGGATGGGCCGACCTTCCCGGGTGGCAGCTTCGCCCCGGTGTACTGCAGCCACACGATGATCTTCAACTGGCTGGGGTTCCCCGCCGTGACGGTGCCGTGCGGCTTCGTCGACGGCCTGCCGGTCGGGTTGCAGATCGCGGCCTGGCACGGCCGCGAGGACCTGGTCCTGCGCGTCGCCCAGGCCTTCCAACAGGCGTTCCCCCGCGACGAACACCCGGCCGTGAGCTGA
- a CDS encoding TetR family transcriptional regulator → MDAAATGGGRGGPRRGALHEAEIVGEALKIIRADGVEGLTMRRLSDRLGVAVGATYKHVPTKDHLLRLVTLELYARVGPCEPTGADWCAGIRSFLLRFRQVVGAYPGMVGHISAHGTDPMPHRLYTSLNGTLRAVGFSPAGADRVVRVLFFYTSGAMLAPLAPDEHADADAEFAAGLDLVLDGVHRSLERDRAATA, encoded by the coding sequence ATGGATGCTGCCGCGACGGGGGGTGGCCGTGGCGGGCCGCGGCGCGGCGCGCTGCACGAGGCCGAGATCGTGGGCGAGGCCCTGAAGATCATCCGTGCGGACGGGGTGGAGGGCCTCACCATGCGCCGCCTCTCCGACCGCCTCGGCGTGGCGGTCGGCGCGACGTACAAGCACGTGCCGACGAAGGACCACCTCCTGCGCCTGGTCACGCTCGAGCTCTACGCCCGGGTCGGCCCGTGCGAGCCGACCGGCGCGGACTGGTGCGCCGGCATCCGGTCGTTCCTGCTGCGCTTTCGGCAGGTCGTCGGCGCCTACCCGGGCATGGTGGGCCACATCTCCGCGCACGGCACCGACCCGATGCCGCACCGGCTCTACACGTCCCTGAACGGGACGCTGCGGGCCGTCGGCTTCTCCCCGGCCGGCGCGGACCGGGTGGTGCGGGTCCTGTTCTTCTACACCTCCGGGGCCATGCTGGCGCCGCTGGCTCCGGACGAGCACGCGGACGCGGACGCGGAGTTCGCCGCCGGGCTCGACCTGGTGCTCGACGGCGTCCACCGCTCCCTCGAACGCGACCGCGCCGCCACCGCCTGA
- a CDS encoding lysylphosphatidylglycerol synthase transmembrane domain-containing protein — protein sequence MSAGRPEADEPIPPDPDDPHPPAGSELSAGDVVPGGFGWARVAGRVVPLAATGVALYLLMPQLLAVFSAFPRLRAFQPLWYPAMVLLEAASFACVWQLQRIAISGLSWFLSVTSQLVSNSISRIVPGGIAVGGAVQFRMLNRGGCDPAAAGFALTATSMVTTGIVFGLPLVVLPVITFGQPAPSGLTAIATTGGLAFALLVIVGVVLARSDTTVRLLARAVTWLARLARRSVPADLPDVLVARRTDVIRSLGRRWPGAVLTAAGKWGLDYLALLAALAGAGQHPRVSLVLLAYVAANVLAMIPITPGGLGFVEAGLTGTLALAGVPAAAAAVSTLAYRLVSFWLPLAAGAPAWVAYRVRYR from the coding sequence GTGTCGGCGGGCAGGCCCGAGGCGGACGAACCGATCCCGCCGGATCCGGACGACCCGCACCCGCCTGCCGGCAGCGAGCTGTCCGCCGGCGACGTCGTGCCGGGCGGCTTCGGCTGGGCCCGGGTGGCCGGCCGGGTCGTCCCGCTCGCCGCGACCGGTGTGGCGCTGTACCTGCTCATGCCGCAGCTGCTCGCGGTGTTCTCCGCGTTTCCCCGGCTGCGGGCGTTCCAGCCGCTGTGGTACCCGGCGATGGTGCTGTTGGAGGCGGCCAGCTTCGCCTGCGTCTGGCAGCTCCAGCGGATTGCGATCAGCGGGTTGAGCTGGTTCCTCTCGGTCACCTCGCAGCTCGTCTCGAACAGCATCAGCCGGATCGTGCCGGGTGGGATCGCGGTCGGCGGCGCCGTGCAGTTCCGCATGCTGAACCGGGGCGGCTGCGATCCCGCCGCCGCCGGGTTCGCGCTGACCGCGACCTCCATGGTGACCACGGGCATCGTGTTCGGCCTGCCCCTGGTCGTCCTGCCGGTGATCACCTTCGGTCAGCCGGCCCCGTCCGGGCTTACCGCGATCGCCACCACCGGCGGGCTGGCGTTCGCGCTGCTCGTGATCGTCGGCGTGGTCCTCGCGCGGTCGGACACGACAGTCCGACTGCTCGCTCGGGCGGTCACCTGGCTGGCCCGGCTGGCCCGGCGGTCGGTGCCCGCGGACCTTCCCGACGTGCTCGTCGCCCGGCGCACGGACGTGATCCGCTCGCTGGGGCGCCGCTGGCCCGGGGCCGTGCTGACCGCGGCCGGCAAGTGGGGGCTGGACTACCTCGCGCTGCTCGCGGCGCTGGCCGGGGCCGGCCAACATCCGCGGGTTTCCCTGGTGCTGCTCGCTTACGTCGCCGCCAATGTCCTCGCTATGATTCCCATCACGCCCGGTGGTCTCGGCTTCGTCGAGGCGGGCCTGACCGGAACCCTCGCGCTCGCCGGGGTTCCGGCGGCGGCCGCCGCGGTGTCGACGCTGGCCTACCGGCTGGTGTCGTTCTGGCTGCCGCTGGCCGCCGGGGCTCCTGCCTGGGTCGCCTACCGTGTCCGGTACCGGTGA
- a CDS encoding AfsR/SARP family transcriptional regulator — protein MRYEILGPLRVLDGDRQVHVSAPKLTVLLAVLLARARQVVAADLLVAEIWPEDPPRRATAALHVYVSQLRKLLTCPRRPQCPIITRSPGYLLAVEPEAVDLHQFEQRVAAGRRHARSGRHPQAVEQFTAALALWRSPALSDLRDGPIVDAFATRLEESRLECLEMMMESGLSAGRHRELVGQLFELTLEHPMREAFYRQLMIALYRSERQADALRVYQRARGLLAEELGVEPGRPLRQIQRAILRDDDRFELPSTG, from the coding sequence GTGCGATACGAGATTCTGGGACCTCTGCGCGTGCTGGACGGCGACCGGCAGGTGCACGTGAGCGCCCCGAAGCTGACGGTGCTGCTGGCGGTCCTGCTCGCCCGGGCCCGGCAGGTGGTCGCCGCCGACCTGTTGGTCGCCGAGATCTGGCCGGAGGATCCGCCGCGGCGGGCGACCGCCGCGCTGCACGTCTACGTCTCCCAGCTGCGCAAGCTGCTCACCTGCCCGCGGCGCCCGCAGTGCCCGATCATCACCCGCTCACCGGGGTACCTGCTGGCCGTCGAGCCGGAGGCCGTCGACCTGCACCAGTTCGAGCAGCGGGTGGCGGCCGGCCGGCGCCACGCCCGCTCGGGCCGGCACCCGCAGGCGGTCGAGCAGTTCACGGCCGCGCTCGCGCTGTGGCGCAGTCCCGCGCTCAGCGACCTGCGCGACGGGCCGATCGTGGACGCCTTCGCCACCCGGCTGGAGGAGTCCCGGCTGGAATGCCTGGAGATGATGATGGAATCCGGCCTCAGTGCCGGTCGCCACCGCGAACTCGTCGGCCAGTTGTTCGAGCTGACCCTGGAACACCCGATGCGGGAGGCCTTCTACCGCCAGCTCATGATCGCGCTCTACCGGTCGGAGCGGCAGGCCGACGCGTTGCGGGTGTACCAGCGCGCGCGGGGGCTGCTCGCCGAGGAGCTCGGCGTCGAGCCGGGCCGCCCCCTGCGGCAGATCCAGCGCGCCATCCTGCGCGACGACGACCGCTTCGAGCTGCCCTCCACGGGCTGA
- a CDS encoding helix-turn-helix transcriptional regulator, with protein MTGSRSGAGRRPRAVRPKERRRLLAALEALATGQGRIVEVRGDPGIGKTRLLGELTRQAARRGLPVVSGRCTESDRAVRFGVFSRLLSIQPPPSAEADRSSPGPLLATMLSTPGSGASWPDAGSARRDAEGSLFDAARLLLGRAAGDGLVLIVDDVHWADEASSALIDHLVRWPVDAHLLLVLAHRPRQSPPRLLRSLAEGEELGTVDRIDLPPLTLEQAAQLTGLATDDPRLWELHQASEGNPHYLLGLTALAHGLAPGRAELAADEGQGPEASDLDRPPSDLVSPVLAELAELDPACLHLVWAAVVLDEAFDVDTAAAVAALAIDPACAAVATLTARDLLVATDGAAYRLRHPLLARMLYPTVDPGWRRAAHRRAARILGLSGAPPAVLAAHIEHCPQGSGLDEVEVLAWAAEERLATAPPDAVRWLWLALRILADVDGEDPARVQGLRGEVSLGLARALGAAGQLAESLAQIRQTLRLAATLSATARADLASLCAMLAYSLGQHADSQAILTDEIDAAIGEPPGQLAHTPGAAHRPGAAHPPGAAHPPGAAGRPVRPQARPAIITLLLTRAAVGLLDGTPPSPDDLGLLLRLAREQQDHTAEVGALALRGVVEAFGGDIPAAATTVTACIAIADRLPDAELADHPEHLALLGWADSVLGRQLDAERHFSRGAALARRTGRDDTLPLLLGGLGAVYHRVGRLADARQTAAEVQHLIRNTRRGHHTNLAGAIEALAGVWIDGHGSRRAATLAEEAAIERFTARPTPRRSWWGDVAAIWTAYAAETDSGDPHRTMALILDTGGGETLAELSPVLRPMAFEALTAASERLGDASAARRWADGAEQAAEGLNLGYQRGHALAARAHAVRHAEPAAAGALYQQAADLFAAAGMLSLRTYLLVQGGLCLAAAGRTNPAARQLAVAIELAGRCGAHRLGAQARAALRALDERRSAGVDALAGLTPREREIALVAVGGKTSRQIAYDLRLSPRTVDAHLTRIYRKLGVSSRVALVRLVDGNGPR; from the coding sequence TTGACCGGCTCACGTTCCGGCGCCGGCCGGCGGCCGCGCGCGGTCCGGCCGAAGGAACGTCGCCGCCTGCTGGCGGCACTCGAGGCGTTGGCAACCGGTCAGGGGCGCATCGTCGAGGTCCGCGGGGACCCCGGCATCGGCAAGACCCGGCTGCTCGGCGAGCTGACCCGGCAGGCGGCCAGGCGCGGCCTGCCGGTCGTCAGCGGCCGCTGCACCGAGTCCGACCGGGCGGTCCGCTTCGGCGTGTTCAGCCGGCTGCTGTCCATCCAACCGCCCCCCTCGGCAGAGGCCGACCGGTCCTCGCCCGGACCGCTGCTTGCCACCATGCTGTCCACGCCGGGCAGCGGGGCGTCCTGGCCGGACGCCGGGTCGGCGCGGCGGGATGCCGAGGGCTCGCTGTTCGACGCCGCTCGGCTGCTGCTGGGCCGGGCGGCCGGCGACGGGCTCGTCCTGATCGTCGACGACGTCCACTGGGCGGACGAGGCGTCCAGCGCACTCATCGACCATCTCGTCCGCTGGCCGGTCGACGCCCACCTGCTGCTCGTCCTGGCCCACCGACCGCGCCAGAGCCCGCCCCGGCTGCTGCGCTCACTCGCCGAGGGCGAGGAACTCGGCACCGTCGACCGCATCGACCTCCCGCCGCTCACCCTGGAGCAGGCGGCGCAGCTCACCGGCCTGGCCACCGACGACCCCCGGCTGTGGGAGCTGCACCAGGCAAGTGAGGGCAATCCGCACTACCTGCTCGGTCTGACCGCCCTTGCCCACGGCCTGGCCCCCGGCCGGGCCGAGCTGGCCGCCGACGAAGGCCAGGGGCCCGAGGCCAGCGATCTCGACCGGCCGCCGAGCGACCTGGTCAGCCCGGTACTGGCCGAGCTCGCCGAACTCGACCCGGCCTGCCTGCACCTGGTCTGGGCGGCGGTGGTTCTCGACGAGGCGTTCGACGTCGACACCGCCGCCGCCGTCGCTGCGCTGGCGATCGACCCGGCCTGTGCCGCCGTGGCCACCCTCACCGCCCGGGACCTGCTGGTGGCGACCGACGGGGCGGCCTACCGGCTGCGCCATCCGCTGCTGGCCCGCATGCTCTACCCGACCGTCGACCCGGGCTGGCGGCGCGCGGCGCACCGCCGGGCGGCGCGGATCCTCGGCCTGTCCGGCGCACCGCCGGCCGTCCTCGCGGCGCACATCGAGCACTGCCCGCAGGGCTCGGGTCTCGACGAGGTGGAGGTGCTGGCCTGGGCGGCCGAGGAGCGGCTGGCCACCGCGCCGCCCGACGCCGTGCGCTGGCTGTGGCTGGCGCTGCGCATCCTCGCCGACGTCGACGGGGAGGATCCGGCTCGGGTCCAGGGCCTGCGCGGCGAGGTGTCCCTCGGCCTGGCCCGGGCGTTGGGCGCAGCCGGACAGCTCGCGGAGAGCCTGGCGCAGATCCGCCAGACCCTGCGGCTGGCCGCCACGCTCTCGGCGACGGCCCGTGCCGACCTCGCCTCCCTGTGCGCCATGCTGGCCTACTCCCTCGGACAGCACGCGGACTCGCAGGCGATCCTCACCGACGAGATCGACGCGGCCATCGGCGAGCCGCCGGGGCAGCTCGCCCACACGCCGGGCGCCGCCCACCGGCCGGGCGCCGCCCATCCGCCGGGGGCCGCCCATCCGCCGGGGGCCGCCGGCCGCCCGGTCCGCCCGCAGGCCCGACCGGCCATCATCACCCTGCTGCTGACCCGGGCGGCGGTGGGGCTGCTCGACGGCACGCCGCCCAGCCCCGACGACCTGGGCCTGCTGCTGCGGCTCGCCCGCGAACAGCAGGACCACACCGCCGAGGTCGGCGCGCTGGCCCTGCGCGGGGTCGTCGAGGCGTTCGGTGGGGACATCCCGGCGGCGGCGACGACCGTGACCGCCTGCATCGCGATCGCCGACCGGTTGCCCGACGCCGAGCTCGCCGATCATCCCGAGCACCTGGCCCTGCTCGGCTGGGCGGACTCGGTGCTGGGCCGCCAGCTCGACGCCGAACGGCACTTCAGCCGTGGGGCCGCCCTCGCCCGCCGCACCGGTCGCGACGACACCCTGCCGCTGCTGCTCGGCGGGCTCGGCGCGGTCTACCACCGGGTCGGCCGGCTCGCCGACGCCCGCCAGACCGCCGCCGAGGTGCAGCACCTCATCCGCAACACCCGGCGCGGCCACCACACGAACCTCGCCGGAGCCATCGAGGCGCTGGCCGGGGTGTGGATCGACGGCCACGGCAGCCGGCGGGCGGCCACGCTCGCCGAGGAGGCCGCCATCGAGCGGTTCACCGCCCGGCCGACGCCGCGACGGTCCTGGTGGGGCGACGTGGCGGCGATCTGGACGGCGTACGCGGCCGAGACCGACAGCGGCGACCCCCACCGGACGATGGCGCTGATCCTCGACACCGGCGGCGGCGAGACGCTGGCGGAGCTGTCGCCCGTCCTGCGCCCGATGGCGTTCGAGGCACTCACCGCCGCCTCCGAACGCCTCGGGGACGCCTCCGCCGCACGCCGCTGGGCGGACGGTGCCGAACAGGCCGCCGAGGGCCTGAATCTGGGCTACCAGCGCGGGCACGCCCTCGCCGCCCGGGCGCACGCGGTGCGCCACGCCGAGCCGGCCGCGGCCGGCGCGCTCTACCAGCAGGCGGCCGACCTGTTCGCCGCCGCCGGCATGCTCTCGCTGCGCACCTACCTGCTGGTGCAGGGCGGGCTCTGCCTGGCCGCGGCGGGACGCACCAACCCGGCCGCCCGCCAGCTCGCCGTCGCCATCGAGCTCGCCGGCCGGTGCGGGGCGCACCGGCTGGGCGCACAGGCCCGAGCCGCCCTGCGCGCGCTGGACGAACGGCGCTCGGCCGGCGTCGACGCGCTGGCCGGCCTGACCCCGCGGGAACGGGAAATCGCCCTGGTCGCGGTCGGCGGCAAGACGAGCCGGCAGATCGCCTACGACCTGCGGCTGAGCCCACGGACCGTGGACGCGCACCTGACCCGCATCTATCGCAAGCTCGGCGTGTCCTCCCGGGTGGCGCTGGTCCGCCTCGTCGACGGCAACGGCCCCCGCTGA
- a CDS encoding dipeptide ABC transporter ATP-binding protein produces the protein MSDPSGAPAPAALAPAPPVSVQPPVSVPPPVSVQPPVHSSAAPSAALATDGPGSASLPTDGPGAAGRPPVPADDPLLVVEGLSVTFDARSAHPVRAVRDVSFTLRRGECLAIVGESGSGKSVTARTLVGLTGARATVSARRLGFAGEDLTRVREASWRRIRGRHIGLVLQDALVSLDPLRTAGAEIAEALRTHRVVDRAGVHSRVLSLLTDVGVPEPAQRAAQYPHQLSGGLRQRALIASALAAGPELLVADEPTTALDVTVQAQVLDLLRGLTAEGMSVLLISHDLAVVAGLADQVAVMYGGLVVEQGPTATVLADPRHPYTQALLAAVPAMHAKGTRLSITPVDRPPATAGCPYAARCPRSDERCRAELPSPADDEHTHRTLCWHPGPPPPTTAPAAAPSTPAATVTSTASAADRALVATTAAPVAGADRPGRGADAGPLVEVTAINQRFRSPDGSWRHAVRDVSFELFAGETLGVVGESGSGKTTVARIVLGMQAPDSGTVRFAGAPWSGLPERRRRALRPRIQAVYQDPLGSFDPRFTTERIIGEALGAAGVGRGQQRRDRVVDLLERVGLAAGLLRRRPPELSGGQRQRVAIARALATEPELLVCDEPVSALDVSVQAQILDLLAGLQQDLGVAMLFISHDLGVIHHISDRLVVMKDGLVVETGPVGQVFAQPAQEYTRTLLAAVPRPDLT, from the coding sequence ATGAGCGACCCCTCCGGGGCGCCCGCTCCGGCGGCCCTCGCCCCGGCGCCGCCGGTGTCCGTCCAGCCGCCGGTGTCCGTCCCGCCGCCGGTGTCCGTCCAGCCGCCGGTCCACTCGTCGGCCGCGCCGAGCGCGGCCCTCGCGACGGACGGGCCGGGCTCGGCGTCCCTGCCGACGGACGGGCCGGGCGCAGCGGGGCGGCCTCCCGTGCCGGCGGATGACCCCCTGCTGGTCGTCGAGGGGCTCAGCGTGACCTTCGACGCGCGGTCCGCCCACCCCGTCCGGGCGGTGCGGGACGTGTCGTTCACCCTGCGCCGGGGCGAGTGCCTCGCCATCGTGGGGGAGTCCGGGTCCGGCAAGAGCGTCACCGCCCGGACACTCGTCGGGCTGACGGGTGCCCGCGCGACGGTCAGCGCGCGACGGCTGGGCTTCGCCGGCGAGGACCTGACCAGGGTGCGCGAGGCGTCGTGGCGGCGCATCCGGGGACGGCACATCGGCCTGGTGCTCCAGGACGCCCTGGTCTCCCTCGACCCGCTGCGCACCGCCGGCGCGGAGATCGCCGAGGCGTTGCGCACCCACCGGGTCGTCGACCGCGCCGGCGTCCACTCCCGCGTGCTGAGCCTGCTCACCGACGTCGGCGTGCCCGAACCGGCCCAGCGGGCGGCGCAGTACCCGCACCAGCTCTCCGGCGGCCTGCGCCAGCGCGCGCTGATCGCCTCGGCGCTCGCCGCCGGCCCGGAGCTGCTGGTGGCCGACGAGCCCACCACGGCCCTCGACGTCACCGTGCAGGCGCAGGTGCTCGACCTGCTGCGCGGCCTGACCGCGGAGGGCATGTCGGTCCTGCTGATCAGCCACGACCTCGCCGTCGTCGCCGGGCTCGCCGACCAGGTGGCGGTCATGTACGGCGGGCTGGTCGTCGAGCAGGGGCCGACCGCGACCGTGCTGGCCGACCCGCGTCACCCGTACACGCAGGCGCTGCTCGCCGCCGTGCCCGCGATGCACGCCAAGGGCACCCGGCTGTCGATCACGCCGGTCGACCGCCCGCCGGCCACCGCCGGCTGCCCGTACGCGGCCCGCTGCCCGCGCAGCGACGAGCGCTGCCGCGCCGAACTGCCGTCGCCGGCGGACGACGAGCACACCCACCGGACGCTGTGCTGGCATCCCGGTCCGCCCCCGCCCACCACGGCGCCAGCCGCCGCGCCCAGCACCCCGGCGGCCACCGTCACCTCCACGGCTTCGGCGGCCGACCGGGCCCTCGTCGCCACGACGGCCGCGCCGGTGGCAGGGGCGGACCGGCCGGGACGGGGGGCCGACGCCGGTCCGCTCGTCGAGGTGACCGCGATCAACCAGCGGTTCCGCTCCCCCGACGGATCCTGGCGGCACGCCGTGCGGGACGTGTCGTTCGAGCTGTTCGCCGGGGAGACCCTCGGCGTGGTCGGCGAGTCCGGCTCCGGCAAGACGACCGTGGCCCGGATCGTGCTGGGGATGCAGGCCCCGGACTCCGGGACGGTGCGGTTCGCCGGCGCGCCCTGGAGCGGGCTGCCGGAACGCCGGCGGCGCGCCCTGCGGCCACGCATCCAGGCCGTCTACCAGGATCCGCTCGGATCGTTCGACCCGCGGTTCACCACCGAGAGGATCATCGGTGAGGCGCTGGGCGCGGCCGGGGTGGGCCGCGGGCAGCAACGCCGTGACCGGGTCGTCGACCTGCTCGAACGGGTGGGGCTGGCCGCCGGCCTGCTGCGGCGGCGACCACCGGAGCTCTCCGGTGGTCAGCGGCAGCGGGTGGCCATCGCGCGGGCCCTGGCCACGGAGCCGGAGCTGCTCGTCTGCGACGAGCCGGTCTCCGCGCTCGACGTCTCGGTCCAGGCCCAGATCCTCGACCTGCTCGCCGGGCTCCAGCAGGATCTCGGCGTCGCCATGCTCTTCATCTCCCACGACCTCGGCGTCATCCACCACATCAGCGATCGGCTGGTGGTGATGAAGGACGGCCTGGTCGTCGAGACCGGACCGGTCGGGCAGGTCTTCGCCCAACCGGCGCAGGAGTACACCCGGACCCTGCTCGCCGCCGTGCCCCGGCCCGACCTCACTTGA
- a CDS encoding ABC transporter permease, with translation MTAIDVAVGLGRLGRRGLTRGRRPPRVGLVLAAGILLLIILIAVAPGLFTDRSPTDTASVDALHGPSGAHWFGTDQLGRDVFTRVVDGAGRSLRLGVGATLLGVLAGAVLGLAAALGGRTVDAVLMRLADVLLALPPLLLALLAMAVLGSGAWNLTLAVAISTVPGYARMVRAEALVVRRSGYVEAAVGLGLRRWLLVARHILPNTLGPLLVLATVGFGTTLIAASSLSFLGFGVGPPTPEWGLMLSEGRNYLSTAWWIGVFPGAAITVTVIAVNVVGRHAQARYTRRTSR, from the coding sequence ATGACGGCGATCGACGTCGCCGTCGGGCTCGGCCGGCTCGGCCGGCGCGGCCTGACCCGCGGGCGCCGGCCGCCTCGGGTCGGGCTGGTGCTCGCGGCCGGCATCCTGCTACTGATCATCCTCATCGCGGTGGCACCGGGGCTGTTCACCGACCGGTCGCCGACGGACACCGCGTCGGTCGACGCGCTGCACGGCCCGAGCGGGGCGCACTGGTTCGGCACCGACCAGCTCGGCCGGGACGTGTTCACCCGGGTGGTCGACGGGGCCGGCCGGTCGCTGCGGCTCGGCGTGGGCGCGACCCTGCTCGGCGTGCTGGCCGGCGCGGTGCTGGGCCTGGCCGCCGCGCTCGGCGGTCGGACGGTGGACGCGGTGCTGATGCGGCTGGCCGACGTCCTGCTCGCGTTGCCGCCGCTGCTGCTGGCCCTGCTGGCGATGGCGGTGCTGGGCAGCGGCGCGTGGAACCTGACCCTCGCCGTGGCGATCTCCACCGTGCCCGGCTACGCCCGGATGGTGCGGGCGGAGGCGCTGGTGGTGCGCCGCTCCGGCTACGTCGAGGCGGCCGTCGGGCTGGGCCTTCGCCGCTGGCTGCTGGTCGCGCGGCACATCCTGCCGAACACCCTGGGCCCGCTGCTGGTGCTGGCGACCGTCGGCTTCGGCACCACGCTCATCGCCGCCTCCAGCCTGAGCTTCCTCGGATTCGGCGTCGGGCCGCCGACCCCGGAGTGGGGGCTGATGCTCTCGGAGGGCCGCAACTACCTGTCCACCGCCTGGTGGATCGGGGTGTTCCCGGGTGCCGCCATCACCGTCACGGTGATCGCCGTGAACGTCGTGGGACGCCACGCCCAGGCGCGTTACACAAGGAGGACGAGCCGATGA
- a CDS encoding ABC transporter permease, with the protein MTGGVAAAVGRRVAAAAAVMLGAATTAFIALHLLPGDPVAIILGPSNMASPEVRAQIRLDLGLDQPLIMQYLHYLGRLLHGDLGESFQLQQPVSKLIGDQLRPTVELALAAIVLAVVLAVVSAVATAGRRPGLRALANLWELVAVSTPSFWLGILLLTAFSFRLELFPVAGAEGFSALVLPALTLGLPVAGILGQVLREGLETALEQPFVATARARGLSQTAVRLRHALRHAAVPLVTLSGWLTGTLLGGAVLVEKVFARPGIGALTLQAVSSRDMPVVMGVVLLSALVFVVISTAVDLLYLTIDPRLRTEGTAAGARDAKGAQA; encoded by the coding sequence ATGACGGGGGGGGTTGCCGCCGCCGTCGGCCGCCGGGTGGCCGCCGCGGCGGCGGTCATGCTGGGCGCGGCGACGACCGCGTTCATCGCTCTGCACCTGCTGCCCGGCGATCCGGTGGCCATCATCCTCGGGCCGTCGAACATGGCCTCCCCCGAGGTCCGGGCCCAGATCCGGCTCGATCTGGGCCTCGACCAACCACTGATCATGCAGTACCTGCACTACCTGGGCCGGCTGCTGCACGGCGATCTCGGCGAGTCCTTCCAGCTCCAGCAGCCGGTGTCGAAGCTGATCGGTGACCAGCTGCGCCCGACGGTGGAGCTCGCCCTGGCCGCGATCGTCCTCGCGGTGGTCCTCGCGGTGGTCTCCGCGGTGGCCACCGCGGGCCGCCGCCCCGGCCTGCGCGCGCTGGCCAACCTCTGGGAGCTCGTCGCGGTGTCCACGCCGTCGTTCTGGCTGGGCATCCTGCTGCTCACCGCGTTCTCGTTCCGCCTCGAGCTGTTCCCGGTCGCCGGGGCAGAAGGGTTCTCCGCGCTGGTGCTTCCCGCGCTGACCCTCGGCCTGCCGGTGGCCGGGATCCTCGGCCAGGTGCTGCGGGAGGGGTTGGAGACCGCGCTCGAACAGCCCTTCGTCGCCACCGCCCGGGCCCGCGGCCTGAGCCAGACCGCGGTCCGGCTGCGGCACGCGCTGCGGCACGCGGCGGTGCCGCTGGTCACGCTCTCGGGCTGGCTGACCGGCACCCTGCTGGGCGGTGCGGTGCTCGTCGAGAAGGTCTTCGCCCGACCCGGCATCGGCGCGCTGACCCTGCAGGCCGTCAGCAGCCGGGACATGCCCGTCGTGATGGGCGTCGTGCTGCTGTCCGCGCTGGTGTTCGTCGTGATCTCCACCGCCGTCGACCTGCTCTACCTCACCATCGACCCGCGGCTGCGGACCGAGGGCACCGCGGCGGGCGCGAGGGACGCGAAGGGCGCGCAGGCATGA